The nucleotide sequence GAACATTAATAAATCTTTAAAGTCTATAATATGCTTGCCTTCATCAAAAATAAAATCTTCTTTACTTATAAATTTTTTATATCTTTTTTGTTTATTCCCCAAGATTAACAAAAATAGTTCATCATATTTTGCTTCTAACTTGTTTTCAAAAAACTTATTGAGTGTTTCTTGTATTTTAACAGAACTATTAGTAGAGGTAACTTGAACAGCTATTTTATTATAATCATCTGCTAAATCTATTGCTGGGTAGTTCTTAAAAGAAGAATTAATATTTGCAAGTTGATAATCAAAAATTGAATTTAAAATCTCACATATAGAAGATTCAGAAAACAAATTAGCATCATATAAACTCAGTGAATTTAAATTTTGGATTTGAACTTGCCACCTTGCAAATTCATTAGATATAGCTTTTAACTCAAATTCCCGTTTATTCATATTTTTAGTTACCGACAACGTTCCGTGTAACCGATGCTGGGGATTTTAAAAGCAGTTCCTTATCCACCGGCAGAAAGAAAGATAGAGAGAAAACGCCTGACTTACAAGCTTCAGCCCCCAGTATTGGTTACACATTGTTCTCGGCTGGTTTTATTATTCTTCCAGTTCAGGCAATGTCCATTTTTTGATTTAACAATTCCACGTTAAAGCTGATTTTAGCATTTAGAGCTTTAAATACCTTTATTATTGTTTCAAATCGGGCATCGGTCAAGCTATTTTCTAATTTTGAAATTTGAGCTTTTTTAACTCCTACAAGTTCTCCTAATTGTTCCTGAGTCAAATTTCTTTCTTTTCTTGCTTTTTTAATCGCTTCCCCAATTAAATCAAGTTGTAATTCATACTCAAATGCCTCACGTTTAGGAGTCCCTCTTTCCCCAATATGTTTATCTGTTATCTCTTCAAGGGTATATTTTTTTATTTTTTTCATTTTAAATTATCTTTTTGTTCAAAGTATAATTTTCTAATCCGTTCAGCTTTATCAAGGTCTCCCGAGGGAGTTTTGCCTGTTTTTTTTATAAGTCCATGCGTTGAAATCACAACAGTGCTGGACTTATCTGACTTATCCCAGAAAGCAAAAAGTCTGTAATATGTCTTCTTATACAATGTTCTGAATTCCCAGATTTCGCCCGAAAGTTTCTTAAAAAGCTCATTATCATTTATTATTTGAGCTTTCCGGATGTTAAAGATTATCTTTTCCCTTGCTTTATCATCCAAACTATCAAGAAATTCCGCAGCCTCTTCCAGAAACTCTACTTTAAATTTCTGTTCCAATTATTTAACGTTTGTACGAAGGTAAAAGTTTCTTAATAAGGAAACAATTGTTTGGGTGGGATTTTTTTATTCTAACTTGCCGAGAACGTGGAGTATAACCGAGGCTGGGCACTTTTGAAGCAGTTCCTATCCGCCGGCAGAAAGAAAGATAGAGAAAAAAACGTTGAACTACAACGACCGCGCCCAGTCTTGGTTATACAATGTGTGCGCCCAGTATGGGCATCAGGTATCGAAGATACCATATTATTCCAGAGGGTGCAAGTCCCTTACAGGCGAGTTGGTGAAGCCTGTTAGCAAGTGGCAAGGTGGTTTACCGTGAGGTATGCACTGAAGAAAGCCAAACGGCAAAATCCGGTACTGACGAACAGGTTCGGTATACAGAGGCCAGTCGAGAAGGGTAAGCAAGCACATCTTTGCAAAGCCCCTGACCAACAATTCTCAACTGGTAGATACCGCAGGAATCGGAGGAAGGAATATGCCCTTACCTGGGGAGGTCTCTCAGATTACGTGTTAATCAGGGAGAAGTCAGTCCCGATAGCTATCGGGATCGTAGTAGTTGTTTAGAAACGAGCCGTAAGAGCTACGGAGGTCTCACAGGATGATGAAGGACGAACGCTGAATCGTATCTGAATTCGGTCAGGAATGCGCCATGGCGGATAGCCTGTCCTTAAACAGACAAAGGAAAACTATGATAGAAAAAGTATTACAGCCTAAAAACCTGACCAGAGCATTGCAAAGAGTAATCAGCAATAAAGGGGCAGCAGGTATAGACAACATGACGGTAAAGGACCTGAAAGCTTTCGCTGACGAGAACCGCACCGCCATTGCCAGCTCTATACTGAACAGGACGTATATACCCAAACCTGTCAAAGGGGTAGAAATACCCAAAGGTAAAGGGAAAACCAGAATGCTTGGAGTCCCGACAGTAACAGACCGGTGGCTGCAACAAGCCGTAGGACGTCAGCTGGCTGCAAAATTCGAGCTGGATTTTGAAGAGTCCAGCTATGGTTTCCGGCCAAAGAAGAACCTTCATCAGGCAGTCCGCAAAGCACTGAAATACATCAATGATGGATATCAGGACATTGTGGACATAGACCTGAAAAGCTTTTTCGATGAGGTAAGCCACTGTAAACTGTTACAGCTTATTTACAACAAGATGAAATGCCCTGACACCCTGTGGTTGATCCGAAAGTGGTTACGTGTGCCGATCCTGATAGACGGGAAACTCCATAAACGGAGAAAAGGAGTGCCACAGGGCAGCCCGCTGAGTCCGCTTCTGTCCAATATTTTTCTGGATGAACTGGATAAAGAACTCAAGAAAATGGGCGTCCGGTATGTGCGCTATGCAGATGATTTCAGTATCTATACAAAATCAAAAGCAGAAGCAAAAAGGATTGGTAACAAGGTTTACCTTTTCCTGAAAGACAAACTGGAACTCCCAATCAACAGAGAGAAAAGCGGGATACGCAGGCCTTCAACCTTCACCCTGCTGGGTCATGGTTTTGTACCAACCTATCAGAGAGGAGAAAAAGGCAAATATCAGCTTGTAGTAAAGAAAGAAAGTTGGGGAAACCTGAAACGCGAACTCAAATGGCTCACCAAAAAGACCAGCCCGTGCAGTCTGGAAAACCGGTTACGAAAGCTTAAAGAAGTGTGGAAAGGATGGGTGAACAACTACCGTCTGGCAAGTATTCACGGAAAACTGAAAGCACTTGATGAATGGTTGAGAAACCGGTTGAGATACTGCATATGGCATGACTGGAAGAAGCCGGAGAGGAAACGAAAGAACCTTATCAGACTGGGAGTTGAACAAGGGATGGCATATGCCTGGAGCAGGACGAGAATGGGAGGCTGGGCTGTAGCTCAAAGTCCTATTCTTAAAACTACTATTACCTTGTCAAGGCTCAGAAGAAGAGGCTACGAGTCAATGTTGGATTATTACCTGAAATACCGTCCCCAGATTCAGTGAACCGCCGTATACGAGACCCGTACGTACGGTGGTGTGAGAGGCGCACTCTGCCAGTTTTCTAGCTGGCAGAGCCGTCTACTCGATGTGCGCCCAGTATGGGCATCAGGTATCGAAGATACCATATTATTCCAGAGGGTGCAAGTCCCTTACAGGCGAGTTGGTGAAGCCTGTTAGCAAGTGGCAAGGTGGTTTACCGTGAGGTATGCACTGAAGAAAGCCAAACGGCAAAATCCGGTACTGACGAACAGGTTCGGTATACAGAGGCCAGTCGAGAAGGGTAAGCAAGCACATCTTTGCAAAGCCCCTGACCAACAATTCTCAACTGGTAGATACCGCAGGAATCGGAGGAAGGAATATGCCCTTACCTGGGGAGGTCTCTCAGATTACGTGTTAATCAGGGAGAAGTCAGTCCCGATAGCTATCGGGATCGTAGTAGTTGTTTAGAAACGAGCCGTAAGAGCTACGGAGGTCTCACAGGATGATGAAGGACGAACGCTGAATCGTATCTGAATTCGGTCAGGAATGCGCCATGGCGGATAGCCTGTCCTTAAACAGACAAAGGAAAACTATGATAGAAAAAGTATTACAGCCTAAAAACCTGACCAGAGCATTGCAAAGAGTAATCAGCAATAAAGGGGCAGCAGGTATAGACAACATGACGGTAAAGGACCTGAAAGCTTTCGCTGACGAGAACCGCACCGCCATTGCCAGCTCTATACTGAACAGGACGTATATACCCAAACCTGTCAAAGGGGTAGAAATACCCAAAGGTAAAGGGAAAACCAGAATGCTTGGAGTCCCGACAGTAACAGACCGGTGGCTGCAACAAGCCGTAGGACGTCAGCTGGCTGCAAAATTCGAGCTGGATTTTGAAGAGTCCAGCTATGGTTTCCGGCCAAAGAAGAACCTTCATCAGGCAGTCCGCAAAGCACTGAAATACATCAATGATGGATATCAGGACATTGTGGACATAGACCTGAAAAGCTTTTTCGATGAGGTAAGCCACTGTAAACTGTTACAGCTTATTTACAACAAGATGAAATGCCCTGACACCCTGTGGTTGATCCGAAAGTGGTTACGTGTGCCGATCCTGATAGACGGGAAACTCCATAAACGGAGAAAAGGGGTGCCACAGGGCAGCCCGCTGAGTCCGCTTCTGTCCAATATTTTTCTGGATGAACTGGATAAAGAACTCAAGAAAATGGGCGTCCGGTATGTGCGCTATGCAGATGATTTCAGTATTTACACAAAATCAAAAGCAGAAGCAAAAAGGATTGGTAACAAGGTTTACCTTTTCCTGAAAGACAAACTGGAACTCCCAATCAACAGAGAGAAAAGCGGGATACGCAGGCCTTCAACCTTCACCCTGCTGGGTCATGGTTTTGTACCAACCTATCAGAGAGGAGAAAAAGGCAAATATCAGCTTGTAGTAAAGAAAGAAAGTTGGGGAAACCTGAAACGCGAACTCAAATGGCTCACCAAAAAGACCAAACCGTGCAGTCTGGAAAACCGGTTACGAAAGCTTAAAGAAGTGTGGAAAGGATGGGTGAACAACTACCGTCTGGCAAGTATTCACGGAAAACTGAAAGCACTTGATGAATGGTTGAGAAACCGGTTGAGATACTGCATATGGTATGACTGGAAGAAGCCGGAGAGGAAACGAAAGAACCTTATCAGACTGGGAGTTGAACAAGGGATGGCATATGCCTGGAAGGGCGGAACGTGAAGAAAATCTCCTGTGGAGATTTTTAGTGACGAGCCAGCCTGCAGGGAGGGTAGAATGGGAGGCTGGGCTGTAGCTCAAAGTCCTATTCTTAAAACTACTATTACCTTGTCAAGGCTCAGAAGAAGAGGCTACGAGTCAATGTTGGATTATTACCTGAAATACCGTCCCCAGATTCAGTGAACCGCCGTATACGAGACCCGTACGTACGGTGGTGTGAGAGGCGCACTCTGCCAGTTTTCTAGCTGGCAGAGCCATCTACTCGATTATGCACTGGCTTTCTTGTCTTTACAGCCATTTTCCGATAATTATTTTAACGCCAAAATGGTTTCCCCACGTTGTTTGTCCATTGTCATAAGCGAAATAAGTTCCGCCTAATTGAAGTCCAAATGTCATAGCAAAATTATTGTCAAACAGCAAGTTGTATCCAGGTTCTATCCAAAGTCCTAGGTTATTATGTTCTTCAATTCTATTTCTAGTCACACTCAAAATTGGCGCAACAAAAAATCCCTTGGAGATTTCGTTTTGAGTTTCCTTCTGTTTAAAAAATATGGGCAAACCTGTCTCAAACCCAAAGTGACTGATTTCGTTTCCACTGTTTCTTATTCCAAGATTTACTATTGAAGAAAATCTGATGTCAAGTCTCTTTGTCAGAGTTCTTTGATAAACAAGTGGAAAAATATTTATGTCCAATTCTCCTTTGTCATAGAATGGTTCAACTGTCACGCTTGGGTTTAAGCCGATGAAGTTAAGTTTTTTGTCTTCTTGGGCAAAAAGTGGGGTCTTACAAACTATTAAGAATGTCGTTAGAATTATTATTTGCTTTGTTACTCTTTTCATTGTCACGTCTTTTTGTCTCTTAAGCTGGTGCATAACGTTATTATAAGAAAAGTGCCGGGATTTAAAGAGCGTTCCTATCCTCCGGTAGCACGCCAGCACGCCTTATAAAAATAATAAAATTGTGCGGGTTTTATAGATCTGCTCTCAACTCTTATTCTGAAGCCAGGCATTTTTTTTATAAATTGAGTGCGCCCAGTATGGGCATCTGGTATCGAAGATACCAGATTATTCCAGAGGGTGCAATGCCTGTCCCGAATCTTCTTCGGGATCCCTTACAGGCGAGTTGGTGAAGGCTGTTAGCAAGTGGCAAAGCCTGTCCCGAAAGCCTTCGGGAGTGGTTTACCGTGAGGTATGCACTGAAGAACTGCGAAGCATCTCATGAACACCTTATAAAATAAACACCCGTGAATAAAGCCAAACGGCAAAATCCGGTACTGCGGCCATACACGGGAGTGTATGGAGCGAGACATGCGGGCTGGGATTCGGTATACAGAGGCCGGTTGAGGAGGGTAAGCAAGCACGACCTGTCCCGAACGCTTTCGGGATCTTTGTAACGCCCCTGACCAACAATTCTCAACTGGTAGATACCGCAGGGGGCCGAATACGGGAGTATGAGGAGCCAGCAGGCGGGGAGCTACCTGTAGGGCTGAGCGTTAAGAAAACTTCCAGTGGAAGTTTTTAGCGAAGAGCCAGCTTGCAGGGCAGGGCAGGCTACGTGATAGCCAGTGAGAAGTCAGTCCCGATAGCTATCGGGATCGTAGTAGTCACCGGAACACGAGCCGGCACCGGAAGGATAAAGCCGGAGGTCTCATAAAAGTGATGAAGGACGAACGCTGAATCGTATCTGAATTCGGTCAGGAATGCGCCATGGCGGATAGCCTGTCCTTAAACAGACAAAGGAAATTATGATAGAAAAAGTATTACATCCTAAAAACCTGACCAGAGCATTGCAGAGAGTAATCAGCAATAAAGGGGCAGCAGGTATAGACAACATGACGGTAAAGGACCTGAAAGCTTTCGCTGACGAGAACCGCACCGCCATTGCCAGCTCTATACTGAACAGGACGTATATACCCAAACCTGTCAAAGGGAGGGTTGAGCGTTAAGAAACTTTCCTGAGGAAAGTTTTAGCGAAGAGCCAGCCTGCAGGGAAGGATACCCAAAGGTAAAGGGAAAACCAGAATGCTTGGAGTCCCGACAGTAACAGACCGGTGGCTGCAACAAGCCGTAGGACGTCAGCTGGCTGCAAAATTCGAACTGGATTTTGAAGAGTCCAGCTATGGTTTCCGGCCAAAGAAGAACCTGCATCAGGCAGTCTGCAAAGCACTGAAATATAGGGCTGAGCGTGAAGAAAACTTCCTGTGGAAGTTTTTAGCGAGGAGCCAGCCTGCAGGGGGAGGAGCTTGTAGTAAAGAAAGAAAGTTGGGGAAACCTGAAACGCGAACTCAAATGGCTCACCAAAAAGACCAGCCCGTGCAGTCTGGGAAACCGGTTACGAAAGCTTAAAGAAGTGTGGAAAGGTTGGGTGAACAACTACCGGTTGGCAAGTATTCACGGAAAACTGAAAGCTCTTGATGAATGGTTGAGAAACCGGCTGAGATACTGCATATGGTCCCGATAACTATCGGGAGAAAAAGCCGGAGAGAAAACGAAAGAACCTTATCAGACTGGGAGTTGAACAAGGGATGGCATATGCCTGGAAGGGCGGAACGTGAAGAAAATCTCCTGTGGAGATTTTTAGTGACGAGCCAGCCTGCAGGGAGGGTAGAATGGGAGGCTGGGCTGTAGCTCAAAGTCCTATTCTTAAAACCACTATTACCTTGTCAAAGCTCAGAAGAAGAGGCTACGAGTCAATGTTAGATTATTACCTGAAATACCGTCCCCAGATTCAGTGAACCGCCGTATACGAGACCCGTACGTACGGTGGTGTGAGAGGCGCACTCTGCCAGTTTTCTAGCTGGCAGAGCCGTCTACTCGATTCCATGCTGGCTATTTTATTTCCGATAACCTTGTTACTTTGTTATTTACAAGAACTTCAGGATTTACTATTCTTGATTTAGTCTTAATATCGTTATTACCTAATCCTTTAAGAGTTAATTCCCCGATATGCTTCTTCAAGTTCATGATCTTTTCAATTTTTTCAATCAAATAAAAATCATCTTCATAAAAATCGCTTATCTCAATTGTTCCCTCTCTTAGGCAGTTTTTAATAATTTGCTTCATTACTGTATTGATCAGCTTACTCTCTTCTCCTCCAAAATATGCGGTATTTAGATAATTATACTTTGACTGAAACCATTTTCCATATTCTTCAGATTTAAGCACAACTCTATTTTCATGAGTTATCAGTCCATCCAAAAACCAATCAATTTCATTTGTTGATATTTTACCAATCTGAAATAAGTCTCTCAAGGTATAATCGATCCTATCTGCGGATAAATATGGCAATGGATACTCTAAGATATGGTATTGCTCAATTTTTGAGAATTGATTCATTGTAAATCCATACTTTTCAAGAATTAAAAACAGTTCCCGATTTTGTAAAACCTCTTCATACCTTCTCTCATGAAAATCTTCTTCTTCAATTTCTAAAACATAGTCAATCAGATGAGAAAAAGCTGTATGTGAAATATCATGAAGTAATCCTGCAATTTGTTCTTCGATATTCCCTCCTAACCTTTTAATTAGAAGCATTACTCCTACGGAATGCTCAAATCTTGTGTGATTTATTTTATTATTAACTAAAAATAGAGCCCCTCCTTGATGAATTTTCCTGAGTCTCTGGAAAACACCCGTTGAAATAAGTTCTTCAATAACTCCTGAAAGTTCACATTTTCCATATAGTTTATCGGTATACTTCATTTTCTTTAGCTTGCATGGAACGTTTTGGCGCTTGGCGAAGAAGCGGATTTCGAAGCACTAAACTGTCTGCCAGCACTGAACTTGATACGAAGTACAAAGCTTCATTTAAACACTGAACCCGCTTTTTTGCCAAACGCCTGTTGGTGGCTGGTTTTATGTCCGCAATATAGTCTCAATGATTTTCAAGAATCTTGTCAGCTTTTATTGTGCCAAATATTTTGTCATCAATTTTCATCTGAAAGAATTCAATGTCTTTTTCTTCTCTAATCTCTTCCGTTTTTTCACCTGTCCATTGGTGTTTATAAGTTATGCATTTTCTGTCTTTCAGTATGCTTTTTATTGTTTGCTTGTCTTTGTCAGAACATTTTACGCTAAAATAGACGGCTTCGATGCAATTTGATATTGGCAAAGAAATGTGAGAATCACGGTTTGTCGGATTGTAATATAAAAGTCGCAGTTCATTTTCATACTTCCAAGCTTCTCCTTTTACAAAAAACGCATCCTTCGTGTTTATAGAATTTTGTTGGGAATATTTTTTCAAATCTGAAGTGTACTCGACATCTTTGAAGTAAGCCACATAGTTTTTATTATCATTGCCTGTGGTTGTTACATGACTAGGAAAATTATATTTTATACAAATCCCATTATGTGAATCGGCATAATGAGACCACATTAATTCATTAAGATATTCCTCTTCATCTCTTTCATTCTTTTTGTCATCTCTTATCAAATCGTCTCCATTTTCATTGGGATATGGTAGTTTTTCGTTTTTTACAAAACACGCCACCTTTACACCACTTAAATATGCTTCTCTTATAAATTTTGAAACCTCATCCTCGTTATTCATTAATTCGATTATAGGACAATCAAAAATATCGTTGAAAGTTGTGGGTGAAGAAAGATTTAATGTATCATTAATTAATGATTGGAAAAGAAATTTAGAACAATTACGAAATGAATAGCAAGTCAAACTGCTGTAACTTGTATGATTAGAAAGGGTTAATTGATAGTATATGTATTTTTTGAATGCATCGATAGCCATATTATTGTACAACTGCCCCAATTTGTGCCAACATAATCCAAGATTACCATAAAGAGCTAATTTTATCTCGAACATATACTGCACTTTGCTTACATATTCTTCTATCTCTTTAATTAAAGTGTCAATAGTACCTTCTGTGATAGGATTTATATCGGCAAGAGCAGCTGAAAAAATGACAAGAACATTTCCATATTCTCTTTCTCCATCTTTACCACCTACCATATAACCAACGACATTCTTCCAAGTAGAATAATTATTCAAAAAATCATCTACAGCTTGTTGAGCATTAGAGTCTGTTATCTTTTCGTTGTAATTATTAAAGTATGTTTGAATATTATTCATTTCTGTTTGCATTAGCAGTCATTTTTATAGTTTGTTTTGTCGGTGTGGGTCGTCCGTAAACTTGCCACCAACGTGAGCATATGGCATGGCCAGCAGATTTTAAAGCAGTAAACTATCCACCGCAACAGAAGATAGATTAAAACCCTGAAGTATCGGCTTCTACTGAACCTGCTGGTCTGCTATATGCATTGTTGGTGGCTGTTTACTTTATTATATTTCTCTTGTATACCTACGGCCAAGTACATCTTTATTCCCAAAAAATAACGCCATAAGTTTGCATTACAAACTATAACAGCAAAATAATGGCAACAAACACAAAAGTATCTGACCAGATGCGTGAGCTTTATCAGCTCTGGCAACAAAGCGGTATCAGTAAAAAAGAATTTAGCCTTCGGCAGAACATCAATTATCAAAAATTCATCTATTGGTGCGGCAAATATAGAACAGAGGAGCCCGGTACCGGATTTGTCCCTCTGAAAGTAAGCAGCCCTGATGAAATTAACCCTGCGGCCGGCAACATGGAAGTTGTCTTTCCTTCCGGTGCCAAGGTCATATTCCACGGCATGGCAGATCCATCATTTGTTAAACAATTAGTCAGCTAGCCATGCTTTCATTGTCTCACCAGTGCAGGTACTTTCTCTATTCGGGCAAAACCGACATGCGGAAAGGGTTTGACAGCCTATCAGGTATTGTAAGGAGCAAACTTAACGAAAACCCCATGAACGGGGACATTTTTATTTTCCTGAACCGAAACCGAAACCATGTCAAGCTCCTTTTATGGGAAGGCGACGGTTTCAGTATGTATCACAAACGCCTTGAAAGAGGGACTTATGAAATACCTGTCCATTGCAAAAATGTGACCAAATCTGAAATATCCGCCTCGGTATTGCAACTGGTCTTACAAGGGATTTCCCTTGAGTCGGTCAGGCACCGCAAAAGATATAAAAGTCCTGGAAATCTTTAAACTTATTCTTTTTTTCCTAATACCACCTACATAGGTATATTATTTATCTTTGCAACATGCTTGCCGAAGGTATAGACTATAAAGAAAAATATGAGGAGGCGATGTCCGAGATCGCACTTTTGAAGTTTGAGCTCAAAGAGCTGAAGCGCCTCATATATGGCACCAAAAGCGAGCGTTTTGTGCCTTCGTCCGCACCGGAACAGTTAAACCTGGGACTTGGTGAAGAGCAGGCAACTGCCCCTGAAAAAGAGGAGGTCGTCAGGTTTAAGCGTGTCAAAAAAGAAACAGCCCGCAAGCACCCGGGCCGCCTCCCTATACCGGCACATGTACCAAGGGTGGAAGAGGTTGTTGAGCCTGAAGAAGATACCTCAGGCATGAAAAAAATTGGGGAAGAGGTGACAGAGGTTCTTGAATATACCACCGGAAAGTTTCATGTGCGCAAAATTGTACGCCCGAAATACGCAAAACCTGAAGGGGAGGGTGTTGCCATTGGAGAATTGCCATACAGGGCGATAGAGAAAGGGATAGCCGGAGCAAGCCTTGTCGCTTTCCTTGTTGTCAGCAAGTATGTTGACCACCTTCCTTTATACCGCCAGATACAGATATTTAAGAGAGAAGGCCTTAATTTTCCTTCTTCCACAATGTCAGACTGGGTAAAACAAGGGGTAAACAAGCTTAAAATCTTATACGAACTGCATAAAAAGAGGACACTGCAAGCCGGTTACCTGATGGCAGACGAGACACCCATAAAAGTTCTCGACAAGGATAAAAAAAGTAAAATCCACCGGGGGTATTACTGGGTATATTATGACCCTGTCGGGAAACAGGTGCTGTTCGACTATCGTCCCGGGCGCGGGAGCGAAGGGCCATCAGATATACTGAAGGGTTTTCAGGGATACCTGCAATGTGACGGGTATAACGTATATGATATGTTTGCCAACATCAAGGGCATAACATTGTTCCATTGTATGGCACATGCCAGAAGGATGTTTGAGAAAGCATTGGACAATGACAAAGAAAATGCAGAACATGCCTTGAAAGAATTTCAGAAGTTATATGATATTGAGCGTAAAGCAAGGGAGGCCGGGATGTCTTTTGAAGAAAGAAAGGAATCAAGGCTTGATGCAAAAACAACATTGGACGACCTGGAAGAATGGATGAAAAACCTGTACCCTAATATTGCCCCTAGGAGTCCTATTGGAAAGGCGCTCGAATACTCCTTGAGCAGATGGGAAAGGCTCTCCATATATCTTGAGGATGGCAAGCTGGAGATAGATAACAATCTGGTGGAAAACTCAATAAGGCCAGTAGCCATAGGAAGGAAAAATTATCTGTTTGCCGGTTCACATGATGCTGCCCAGAGAGCCGCCCAAATATACTCGCTTGTGGCAAGCTGCAAAATCAACGGTGTAAACCCATTGGAATGGATGAAAGATGTTCTGGAAAGAATAGACAATCACCCGGTAAACAGGCTGGAAGAACTGCTACCCGGGAAGTGGGTAAAATTATAAAATCAACATGCACTTGCCCGAAGGCTTACTTTCTCTTAATGTGTGATAGCCGATAAAACTGTAGCACATAATGTCACCCGTTAGTGCTCCGAATTTATCAACCAAACGTTCTAATGCCTTCCATTCACAATGGTGACCATTTACTAATGGAAAATCCCTATCTGCGAATTCAAACCACCTTTCTGTTCCTCCTGGCATATTCAGGCAAAACGTATAAGAAACACAATAATCTGTTTCATCAATTGCTATTTCATTGTAATTTGGAATCTGCTTTTGATAATTTCTCCATTTATTTTGCCATAACTCACTATTTATTAAATTATGCTTAAAAAGAACCTCTAACCCACATTTTCTTATCATAAAATCAAAAATCCAATCAGGACTGAACTTGTAAACACGTCCACCTAATGGAGTACTTTCATATACTTCTCGTTCATACAAGCCTTTTTCCTTTAATTTTTTAATTTGCAAATCACTTAATTCATCATATGGAACTGTCCTAACAAGATTTTCTGTCAGTTGATAGTCCATTTGAAACAGCATCATAGTAAGGTCTTCCTTTTGTTTATCATTCTCGCCGTCAGACTCTTCTGAAATAATATCTTTAATAGGAATATTATAAGCACAGGAAATCCTCTTAACAATTTCAATAGTCATCTGTGTTTTACCTTGTTCTAACTTAGTGTAAGTTGAACGAGCCATATGAAGACGTTCAGCTATAGCTTTTTGCGTAAAACCATTTTCTTTTCTTAGCTGTTTTAATTTGGATAGAATCATAATTATTAATTTTCAGCTAATTTGTAAAAAAGCCTTATCTCATTCCAAATATGTTCTTTTTTTTCACTTTTTTGAAGAGTTGGAGTTTCAAATAGCCACCAACGTGAGCATATGGCATGGCCAGCAGGTTTTAAAGCACTAAACTATCCACCGAAACTGAAGATAGATAAAGCTGTAAAGTTTCGGAAACCACAGAACCTGCTGGTCTGCTATATGCATTGTTAGCAGCAGGTTTTATTATTTTTCTAAATTAAATACTCCTTTTATTTCAAAACCAGTTAATTTATTATCAAAAATGGCCTGTCCAAGTTTATTCGTAATGT is from Cytophagaceae bacterium ABcell3 and encodes:
- a CDS encoding helix-turn-helix transcriptional regulator, with the protein product MILSKLKQLRKENGFTQKAIAERLHMARSTYTKLEQGKTQMTIEIVKRISCAYNIPIKDIISEESDGENDKQKEDLTMMLFQMDYQLTENLVRTVPYDELSDLQIKKLKEKGLYEREVYESTPLGGRVYKFSPDWIFDFMIRKCGLEVLFKHNLINSELWQNKWRNYQKQIPNYNEIAIDETDYCVSYTFCLNMPGGTERWFEFADRDFPLVNGHHCEWKALERLVDKFGALTGDIMCYSFIGYHTLRESKPSGKCMLIL
- a CDS encoding IS66 family transposase, which encodes MLAEGIDYKEKYEEAMSEIALLKFELKELKRLIYGTKSERFVPSSAPEQLNLGLGEEQATAPEKEEVVRFKRVKKETARKHPGRLPIPAHVPRVEEVVEPEEDTSGMKKIGEEVTEVLEYTTGKFHVRKIVRPKYAKPEGEGVAIGELPYRAIEKGIAGASLVAFLVVSKYVDHLPLYRQIQIFKREGLNFPSSTMSDWVKQGVNKLKILYELHKKRTLQAGYLMADETPIKVLDKDKKSKIHRGYYWVYYDPVGKQVLFDYRPGRGSEGPSDILKGFQGYLQCDGYNVYDMFANIKGITLFHCMAHARRMFEKALDNDKENAEHALKEFQKLYDIERKAREAGMSFEERKESRLDAKTTLDDLEEWMKNLYPNIAPRSPIGKALEYSLSRWERLSIYLEDGKLEIDNNLVENSIRPVAIGRKNYLFAGSHDAAQRAAQIYSLVASCKINGVNPLEWMKDVLERIDNHPVNRLEELLPGKWVKL
- a CDS encoding DUF2971 domain-containing protein, whose protein sequence is MQTEMNNIQTYFNNYNEKITDSNAQQAVDDFLNNYSTWKNVVGYMVGGKDGEREYGNVLVIFSAALADINPITEGTIDTLIKEIEEYVSKVQYMFEIKLALYGNLGLCWHKLGQLYNNMAIDAFKKYIYYQLTLSNHTSYSSLTCYSFRNCSKFLFQSLINDTLNLSSPTTFNDIFDCPIIELMNNEDEVSKFIREAYLSGVKVACFVKNEKLPYPNENGDDLIRDDKKNERDEEEYLNELMWSHYADSHNGICIKYNFPSHVTTTGNDNKNYVAYFKDVEYTSDLKKYSQQNSINTKDAFFVKGEAWKYENELRLLYYNPTNRDSHISLPISNCIEAVYFSVKCSDKDKQTIKSILKDRKCITYKHQWTGEKTEEIREEKDIEFFQMKIDDKIFGTIKADKILENH
- the tnpB gene encoding IS66 family insertion sequence element accessory protein TnpB (TnpB, as the term is used for proteins encoded by IS66 family insertion elements, is considered an accessory protein, since TnpC, encoded by a neighboring gene, is a DDE family transposase.) codes for the protein MLSLSHQCRYFLYSGKTDMRKGFDSLSGIVRSKLNENPMNGDIFIFLNRNRNHVKLLLWEGDGFSMYHKRLERGTYEIPVHCKNVTKSEISASVLQLVLQGISLESVRHRKRYKSPGNL